A genomic window from Alkalihalobacillus sp. AL-G includes:
- the remA gene encoding extracellular matrix/biofilm regulator RemA — translation MNIKLINIGFGNIVSANRIISIVSPESAPIKRIVTDARTQHKLIDATYGRRTRAVIITDSDHVILSAVQPETVAQRLLNKEDLTEE, via the coding sequence ATGAACATTAAACTAATCAATATAGGATTTGGAAATATCGTTTCAGCAAACCGGATCATTTCGATCGTCAGTCCTGAATCAGCCCCAATAAAACGAATCGTCACAGATGCTAGGACGCAGCATAAATTAATCGATGCGACCTACGGGAGGCGCACAAGAGCCGTCATTATTACAGATAGTGATCATGTGATCCTTTCTGCGGTACAACCAGAAACCGTTGCCCAACGACTGCTCAATAAAGAGGATTTGACAGAAGAATAG
- the rpoZ gene encoding DNA-directed RNA polymerase subunit omega, with the protein MLYPSIDSLMEKLDSKYTLVTVSAKRARVIQQTEQYNIENPRSNKAVGIALEEINSGKLSYKTITE; encoded by the coding sequence ATGTTATATCCCTCAATTGATTCATTGATGGAAAAACTCGATTCCAAATATACCCTTGTGACCGTCTCAGCTAAACGAGCCCGGGTAATTCAACAGACAGAACAATACAATATTGAAAATCCAAGGTCAAATAAGGCTGTCGGAATAGCTTTAGAGGAAATTAACAGTGGAAAGCTCAGTTATAAAACGATAACCGAGTAG
- a CDS encoding NFACT family protein, with protein MSFDGILTRAMVHELSQHITQGKITKIYQPFSNDLIFVIRSKGQTHRLFISSNASFPRINLTAQSYENPKEPPMFCMLLRKHLEGGVIDRIEQPGLERILYIHIKSRNEIGDLTYKRLVVEIMGRHSNITLVDGNTDLILDCIKHIPPSMNRHRTLLPGSEYILPPSQNKQNPLKADEDAILRKLDFNSAKLDKQLVQQFEGLSPLIAKEIVSRAKLGDRKSLVQSFLDVMEEIKQNRYQPQMVLTSTKEYFSVVSLSHLDGENTTFSTVSQLLDRFYFGKADRDRVKQQASDLERFLRNELKKNQSKIPKLEKNLVDTKKADQFQLYGELITANIYQLKKGMKEAVVPNYYDEKAEEITIPLDLQKTPSENAQFYYKKYNKLKKSVQYIHEQITATTLEANYLDSLLQQLESASASDVSEIREELEEGGYLKRRKLTSKRKNNKKPSIEHYVSSSEVDIWVGKNNKQNDYLTNKFANSNDTWLHTKDIPGSHVVIRNAKPDEATLLEAANIAAYFSKAKNSGSVPVDYTAIKHVKKPAGAKPGFVTYDNQKTIYVTPDESLVYQLRYQK; from the coding sequence ATGTCTTTCGATGGAATATTGACTCGTGCTATGGTACACGAGCTTTCCCAGCATATTACACAAGGTAAGATCACTAAAATTTATCAACCGTTTTCAAATGATCTCATTTTCGTCATACGTTCAAAGGGTCAGACACACCGATTGTTCATTTCATCAAATGCTAGTTTTCCGAGAATTAATCTTACAGCCCAAAGTTATGAAAACCCTAAAGAGCCACCGATGTTTTGTATGTTACTTCGGAAACATTTAGAGGGTGGGGTCATCGATCGGATTGAACAACCAGGACTAGAGAGGATTTTATACATTCATATAAAATCGAGAAACGAAATCGGGGATCTGACCTATAAACGACTTGTTGTGGAAATTATGGGAAGGCACAGCAACATTACACTCGTTGATGGAAATACGGACCTCATTCTTGATTGTATAAAACATATCCCACCATCGATGAACCGACATCGGACGTTGTTACCTGGAAGTGAATACATCCTCCCTCCTTCCCAAAACAAACAAAATCCGCTTAAAGCTGATGAAGATGCGATTTTACGAAAGCTTGATTTTAATAGCGCAAAGCTCGACAAACAACTCGTTCAGCAATTCGAAGGCTTGTCACCGTTAATAGCTAAAGAGATTGTCTCTCGCGCAAAGCTTGGTGATCGAAAATCACTTGTTCAGTCGTTTTTAGATGTGATGGAGGAAATCAAGCAGAATCGGTATCAACCACAGATGGTGTTAACGAGCACAAAAGAGTATTTTTCAGTCGTCAGCCTTTCACATTTAGATGGGGAAAACACAACGTTCAGTACCGTTAGCCAACTGCTCGATCGCTTCTATTTCGGGAAGGCTGATCGGGATCGGGTAAAACAACAAGCCTCCGATCTTGAGCGCTTTTTAAGGAATGAATTAAAGAAAAATCAATCGAAAATCCCAAAGCTTGAGAAAAATTTAGTTGATACGAAAAAAGCAGATCAGTTTCAGCTATACGGAGAATTGATAACAGCGAACATCTATCAATTGAAAAAAGGAATGAAGGAAGCTGTTGTTCCCAATTACTATGACGAAAAAGCTGAGGAAATCACTATCCCGTTGGATCTTCAAAAAACGCCATCTGAAAATGCTCAATTTTACTACAAAAAATATAATAAATTGAAGAAGTCTGTACAGTATATCCATGAGCAAATTACCGCAACGACTTTGGAGGCCAATTACCTAGATTCATTATTACAGCAATTGGAATCAGCCTCGGCTTCTGATGTATCGGAAATACGGGAAGAGCTGGAGGAAGGAGGTTACCTTAAGCGAAGGAAACTTACTTCAAAGCGAAAAAACAATAAAAAGCCATCAATTGAGCATTACGTCTCATCTTCAGAAGTTGATATTTGGGTTGGTAAAAACAATAAGCAAAACGATTATTTAACCAACAAATTTGCAAATTCCAATGATACTTGGTTGCATACGAAGGATATACCTGGCTCGCATGTAGTCATACGCAATGCAAAACCTGATGAGGCGACTTTACTTGAAGCGGCGAACATTGCAGCATATTTCAGTAAAGCTAAGAATTCCGGATCTGTACCTGTCGATTATACTGCGATCAAGCATGTTAAAAAACCTGCTGGTGCTAAGCCTGGGTTCGTAACGTACGACAATCAGAAAACCATTTATGTAACACCTGATGAAAGTCTCGTCTACCAACTTCGGTACCAGAAGTGA
- the coaBC gene encoding bifunctional phosphopantothenoylcysteine decarboxylase/phosphopantothenate--cysteine ligase CoaBC yields the protein MTNKKNVLLCVTGGIAVFKAAALTSQLSQNGYTVKVMMTQSAMKFVTPLTFQTLSRNPVYHDTFDEKDPSGVAHIDLADWADLVVIAPATANVIGKTANGLADDMVSTTLLATTAPVLIAPAMNVHMYEHPAVKANMERLANYGYRFIEPGEGLLACGYVGKGRLAEPDEILAAIKQFFNEQSEQPLLGKQVIITAGPTREQVDPVRFFTNRSSGKMGYALAEAAQGFGAQVTLISGPTSLPEPFGINVIQVKSAEEMYNAVMKRYEYADLIIKSAAVADYRPKEVLAQKVKKKDSGLAIEMERTKDILQELGKCKTNQVLVGFAAETDQVETYALEKLERKNLDIIVANNVSEVGSGFEGDTNKVTIFGNDGTRIQSDLVSKKEIAMLVLNEAIRYIRKIGK from the coding sequence ATGACGAACAAGAAGAACGTATTACTTTGTGTGACAGGTGGCATTGCTGTGTTTAAAGCAGCAGCATTGACAAGCCAGTTGAGTCAAAACGGCTATACTGTAAAAGTGATGATGACACAATCGGCTATGAAATTCGTTACACCTCTAACATTCCAAACCCTTTCCAGGAACCCAGTTTACCATGATACTTTCGATGAAAAGGATCCTTCTGGTGTCGCGCACATCGATTTAGCTGACTGGGCGGATCTCGTCGTAATTGCACCTGCGACTGCTAATGTGATTGGAAAGACCGCCAATGGACTGGCCGACGACATGGTATCGACAACCCTGCTCGCCACCACCGCTCCAGTATTGATAGCTCCTGCTATGAATGTACATATGTATGAGCATCCTGCTGTTAAGGCGAACATGGAACGGCTAGCGAATTATGGGTATCGCTTTATCGAGCCCGGCGAAGGTCTTTTAGCCTGCGGCTATGTCGGGAAAGGGCGACTCGCTGAACCTGATGAGATTCTTGCAGCGATCAAGCAATTTTTTAATGAACAATCAGAACAACCACTACTCGGAAAACAAGTTATAATCACTGCGGGTCCAACACGCGAACAGGTCGACCCTGTCCGTTTTTTTACGAATCGATCATCAGGAAAAATGGGGTACGCACTTGCCGAAGCAGCACAGGGGTTTGGTGCACAAGTAACACTGATCAGTGGACCGACATCATTGCCTGAACCGTTTGGAATCAACGTAATACAAGTAAAGAGTGCTGAGGAGATGTACAATGCGGTAATGAAGCGATACGAGTACGCAGACCTCATTATCAAATCAGCGGCAGTTGCAGATTATCGCCCAAAAGAGGTCTTGGCACAAAAGGTGAAAAAGAAAGACTCAGGACTAGCTATTGAAATGGAGCGTACAAAGGATATACTGCAGGAACTTGGCAAGTGCAAAACGAACCAGGTTTTAGTTGGATTCGCAGCTGAAACAGACCAAGTCGAAACGTATGCGCTGGAGAAACTTGAACGGAAGAACCTTGATATCATCGTCGCTAACAATGTCAGTGAGGTAGGCTCTGGATTTGAAGGGGATACGAACAAAGTGACGATTTTTGGAAATGATGGAACTCGAATTCAAAGTGATCTCGTTTCAAAAAAGGAGATTGCTATGCTAGTCCTAAATGAGGCAATCCGTTATATAAGGAAAATTGGAAAATGA
- a CDS encoding calcium-translocating P-type ATPase, SERCA-type, with amino-acid sequence MDWYTLTNDEIETKLKTDVNNGLQDQTAKKRLQKVGPNELQQEEKVSAIIVFLSQFKDFMVLVLLIATLISGLLGEYMDAIAIMLIVFVNGVLGYVQERKAEKSLQALKRLSTPKIHVLRDGKWVTIPSREVVPGDIVQFSSGDRIGADIRLFKANSLSVEESALTGESLPSEKSERPISGMDLAPGDQENMCFMGTLVTQGKGMGIVVATGMDTEMGKIAHLLKSEEGMQTPLQKRLEQLGKVLILVALILTALVVAAGVLQGHDLYTMFLAGVSLAVAAIPEGLPAIVTIALALGVQKMIRRKAIVRKLPSVETLGCATVICSDKTGTLTQNKMTVTDLWSSGKSWNVSGTGFELSGSFFSNGNPAELKTNPSLRQLLTFGVLCNNASIQLQNKKGKREIHFNGDPTEVALLIAGHKGGLIKESLFNEYQVEEEFPFDSARKMMSVVVKDTQNNRYIITKGAPDVVLSNCQSILWDERHARLEARQKDEVLRAVTRMGTEALRSIAVAYRPLRREEQISTVLDAETNLTFIGLQGMIDPPRPEAAQAITDCHQAGIKTIMITGDHIVTARAIAQRLQMIPSDGKVMEGNTLAKLSIQELEDVVDETYVFARVSPEHKLKIVKALQNRGHVVAMTGDGVNDAPAIKAANIGIAMGKSGTDVAREASSLVLSDDNFATIRAAIEEGRNIYENIRKFIRYLLASNVGEILVMLFAMLLSLPLPLVPIQILWVNLVTDGLPAMALGVDSAEDNVMKRPPRLSTEGVFSRGLGWKIISRGFLIGIVTLAAFAMVYFEDTDNLVKAQTVAFATLVLAQLIHVFDCRSERSVFHRNPFGNVYLILAVLSSIALLAVVIYYPPLQPIFHTTALTMREWMLILGFSALPTFALAGSQLFGKSRTKKASFIN; translated from the coding sequence ATGGATTGGTATACGTTAACGAACGATGAAATCGAAACGAAGCTGAAAACGGATGTAAACAATGGCCTACAAGACCAGACTGCCAAAAAAAGACTTCAAAAGGTTGGTCCAAACGAGTTGCAGCAGGAGGAAAAAGTATCAGCAATCATCGTTTTTCTTTCTCAGTTTAAAGATTTTATGGTTTTGGTGCTACTCATAGCAACGCTTATATCGGGTCTGCTCGGCGAATATATGGATGCGATTGCTATCATGTTGATCGTTTTTGTCAACGGGGTGTTAGGATATGTGCAAGAAAGAAAGGCTGAAAAATCGTTACAAGCATTAAAACGGCTCTCTACCCCGAAGATTCATGTGCTACGTGACGGAAAATGGGTAACAATACCTTCAAGAGAAGTTGTACCGGGTGACATTGTTCAATTTTCATCTGGGGATCGTATCGGTGCTGATATACGGTTGTTCAAAGCTAATTCGTTGTCTGTTGAAGAATCAGCACTTACAGGAGAATCTTTACCTTCCGAAAAATCAGAAAGACCGATATCAGGTATGGACCTTGCGCCAGGGGATCAGGAAAATATGTGTTTTATGGGAACCCTCGTCACTCAAGGAAAAGGAATGGGCATTGTTGTCGCTACGGGAATGGATACCGAAATGGGAAAGATTGCTCACCTTTTAAAAAGTGAAGAAGGAATGCAAACACCACTTCAAAAGCGACTTGAACAGCTTGGAAAAGTATTGATTTTGGTGGCACTCATTTTGACTGCACTCGTCGTAGCAGCAGGAGTCTTACAGGGGCACGATCTATACACAATGTTTTTAGCCGGAGTATCGCTTGCCGTTGCTGCAATTCCAGAAGGACTTCCGGCAATTGTTACGATTGCCCTTGCTCTCGGTGTACAAAAAATGATCCGCAGAAAAGCGATCGTTCGAAAACTGCCATCTGTGGAAACGCTAGGTTGTGCAACGGTCATATGCTCTGACAAAACAGGTACGCTAACGCAAAATAAAATGACGGTAACCGATTTGTGGAGCAGCGGGAAAAGCTGGAATGTTTCGGGTACTGGGTTTGAACTATCAGGGTCCTTTTTTTCAAATGGCAACCCTGCTGAACTGAAAACAAATCCATCCTTACGGCAGCTATTAACATTTGGTGTTTTATGTAACAATGCTTCCATACAGCTACAAAATAAAAAAGGGAAGCGAGAGATCCATTTTAACGGTGATCCTACCGAAGTGGCGTTACTCATTGCAGGGCACAAAGGTGGATTAATAAAGGAATCCCTTTTTAATGAGTATCAAGTAGAAGAGGAATTCCCATTTGATTCAGCGAGAAAAATGATGTCTGTTGTTGTAAAGGATACCCAAAATAATCGTTACATCATTACAAAGGGTGCGCCGGATGTCGTGCTCTCGAATTGTCAAAGTATATTATGGGATGAACGGCATGCTCGGCTTGAAGCTAGACAAAAGGATGAAGTACTTCGAGCGGTTACACGGATGGGAACAGAGGCACTTCGATCAATTGCTGTTGCCTATCGCCCGCTGAGAAGAGAAGAACAAATATCCACTGTGTTGGATGCTGAAACCAATTTGACATTCATCGGTCTGCAAGGAATGATCGATCCGCCGCGGCCAGAAGCAGCGCAAGCGATTACAGATTGCCACCAGGCTGGGATCAAGACGATCATGATTACTGGAGATCATATCGTCACGGCTAGGGCGATTGCTCAACGTTTACAGATGATCCCCTCAGATGGAAAGGTCATGGAAGGGAACACACTTGCGAAGCTCTCTATTCAAGAACTGGAGGATGTTGTTGATGAAACGTATGTGTTCGCACGTGTTTCACCTGAGCATAAATTAAAAATCGTAAAGGCACTGCAGAATAGGGGTCACGTTGTTGCGATGACGGGAGATGGTGTTAACGACGCCCCAGCAATCAAGGCTGCAAATATAGGGATTGCGATGGGCAAATCGGGGACAGATGTGGCCCGAGAAGCATCCTCTCTTGTCCTTTCAGATGATAATTTTGCAACCATACGTGCGGCAATTGAGGAAGGAAGAAATATCTATGAAAATATTCGGAAATTCATTCGATATCTCCTTGCATCGAATGTCGGCGAGATTCTCGTAATGCTTTTTGCGATGCTGCTTTCTCTTCCATTACCGCTCGTCCCAATTCAGATACTCTGGGTTAATCTTGTCACAGATGGATTGCCTGCGATGGCTCTAGGTGTTGATAGTGCTGAAGACAATGTGATGAAAAGACCACCAAGGCTGTCCACGGAAGGTGTGTTTTCGAGAGGGTTAGGCTGGAAAATCATCAGTAGAGGATTCTTAATCGGTATCGTGACTCTCGCTGCATTTGCGATGGTGTATTTTGAAGATACAGATAACCTTGTAAAAGCACAAACCGTCGCGTTTGCAACTCTTGTCCTTGCTCAACTCATACATGTTTTTGATTGTCGAAGTGAACGGTCGGTATTTCATCGGAATCCATTTGGCAATGTTTATCTCATTCTAGCAGTTTTATCATCCATAGCCCTATTGGCGGTTGTTATTTATTATCCACCGCTTCAGCCGATCTTCCACACGACTGCGCTAACGATGCGGGAATGGATGTTAATTCTTGGTTTTTCAGCATTACCAACCTTTGCGCTTGCCGGCTCTCAGCTATTCGGTAAGTCACGTACAAAAAAAGCGTCATTCATCAATTGA
- the gmk gene encoding guanylate kinase, translating to MKKERGILFVLSGPSGVGKGTVNRSLRNQWNELEYSISVTTRQPREGEQDGVDYFYKSRETFEKMIEQNELLEWAEYVGNYYGTPLQYVEHSLQNGKDVLLEIEVQGALQVRKLVPEGVFIFLVPPSLDELRNRIVGRGTETDDLIENRMLVAREELEMMDHYDYVVENDEIQSACERIKAIAKAEHCKKDRIKKQYLRLLEVE from the coding sequence ATGAAAAAAGAACGAGGAATACTGTTTGTTTTATCCGGTCCTTCCGGAGTTGGAAAAGGAACGGTAAACCGATCATTACGAAATCAATGGAATGAACTTGAATATTCGATTTCCGTTACGACTCGCCAACCGCGAGAAGGGGAACAGGATGGGGTTGATTATTTTTACAAGTCTAGAGAAACATTTGAAAAAATGATCGAACAAAATGAACTACTGGAATGGGCAGAATATGTAGGCAATTACTATGGGACTCCTCTACAGTATGTGGAACACTCGCTTCAAAACGGTAAGGATGTTTTACTCGAGATAGAAGTCCAAGGGGCTCTGCAGGTTCGAAAACTCGTTCCCGAAGGAGTGTTCATTTTTCTCGTCCCACCAAGTCTGGATGAATTGAGAAATCGGATCGTCGGAAGAGGAACTGAAACAGACGACCTGATTGAAAATCGAATGTTAGTTGCGAGAGAGGAATTGGAAATGATGGATCATTACGATTATGTCGTCGAGAATGATGAGATTCAATCTGCATGTGAACGAATAAAGGCGATTGCGAAAGCAGAACATTGTAAGAAAGATCGAATCAAAAAACAATACTTACGATTATTGGAGGTTGAATAA
- a CDS encoding YicC/YloC family endoribonuclease: MIKSMTGYGRSYVEEDHFSITTEIKSVNHRFCEIVVRMPRYLTSIEDKVKRTISKYIHRGKVDISIMIDGVEGIDRELEVDWGLLDQYVQAQIELRNRYEVNESIDYDDLLSLPDVVSIRENEHISEEFAASVLKSVTEAAGQLVQMREKEGNFLNRNLMERLSRMESIIENIGIVAPEVYRTYETRLYKKIKELSDGYVDADESRIVTEVALFADKSNIDEELTRLQSHIQQFRSIFVETESVGRKLDFLVQEINRECNTIGSKANDYSISKNVVELKSEIEKVKEQVQNIE, from the coding sequence ATGATTAAAAGTATGACAGGCTATGGACGATCTTATGTTGAAGAGGACCACTTTTCGATCACCACTGAAATCAAATCTGTGAATCATCGTTTTTGTGAAATCGTAGTTCGTATGCCAAGGTATCTAACATCGATTGAAGATAAGGTTAAGCGAACAATCAGCAAATACATACACAGAGGAAAAGTCGATATTTCAATCATGATTGACGGGGTCGAGGGAATTGATCGTGAATTAGAAGTGGATTGGGGACTCCTTGACCAGTATGTCCAAGCACAGATCGAATTGCGGAACCGTTACGAAGTAAATGAATCGATCGACTATGACGATCTCTTATCGTTGCCGGATGTTGTCTCCATCCGCGAGAACGAACATATTTCAGAAGAATTTGCAGCAAGTGTCCTTAAATCGGTAACCGAAGCAGCTGGTCAGCTCGTTCAGATGAGAGAGAAAGAAGGAAACTTTCTTAATCGTAACCTTATGGAGCGGTTGAGCAGGATGGAATCCATCATTGAAAACATCGGCATTGTAGCACCAGAAGTGTACCGAACCTATGAAACGCGCCTTTATAAAAAGATAAAAGAATTAAGTGATGGGTACGTTGATGCTGATGAATCACGGATTGTAACCGAGGTCGCGCTTTTTGCCGATAAAAGTAATATTGATGAAGAATTAACCCGTCTTCAAAGTCATATTCAACAATTTAGAAGTATTTTCGTAGAAACTGAATCGGTTGGTCGTAAGCTAGACTTTCTTGTACAAGAAATAAATCGTGAATGCAATACGATCGGTTCAAAAGCAAACGATTATTCGATCAGTAAAAATGTAGTTGAATTGAAAAGTGAGATTGAAAAGGTTAAGGAACAAGTGCAAAACATAGAATGA
- the priA gene encoding primosomal protein N' yields MIAEVIVDVPAMGTDRAFDYAVPDHLKELIKDGIRVIVPFGPRKLTGFVVAIKESTDLKRIKPIIDVVDLAPVLNDELLQLGKWLADSTLCFLHSAYQSMLPAAMKMSYKRNIQLISESKIVELDTQIQHLFQESGHIDWDKLQEMDKPVVRSVQAAVDEGLLEVEYNIQSKGKKKKHKVIQTKVAQEELVKVRDDLEKRAPKQAGVLNYLSEQDGDGITLRQVMEDTGSARSTIKSLISKGWIEELEQEVYRDPYENRHFEQTIPLELTDEQQESIEPILTAIEQIVHKTFLLHGVTGSGKTEIYLQTIETVLRQEKEAIMLVPEISLTPQMVQRFKGRFGSKVAVLHSGLSKGEKYDEWRKIHRNEAKVVVGARSAIFAPFKKIGIIIIDEEHESSYKQEENPRYHARDVAIYRGNYHRCPVILGSATPTLETYARAQKGVYKLCSLQKRVNKKTLPPTSLIDMREELRAGNRSLFSEALFEGLKSRLERKEQSVLLLNRRGYSTFINCRDCGYVAQCPHCDISLTYHKRYRLLKCHYCGYEENLPTACPECSSEHIRFFGTGTQKVEEELNKLIPEATIIRMDVDTTSRKGMHEKLLNTFAEKKADILLGTQMIAKGLDFPDVTLVGVLAADTMLHLPDFRASERTFQLLTQVGGRAGRHELDGEVIIQTYSPEHYSIQLAQSHEYLPFYNREMKIRKLHQYPPFYYLALITVSHVELMRVVDACEKVASQLSNALTDQAIILGPVASPIPRVKDRYRYHCMIKYKNEPNLKRVLHEILDHYKKEIQKNGLMINVDMHPQTIM; encoded by the coding sequence ATGATTGCTGAGGTTATAGTAGATGTTCCTGCGATGGGGACCGATCGAGCGTTTGATTATGCTGTTCCCGATCATCTTAAGGAACTGATCAAAGACGGCATCCGAGTCATCGTCCCATTCGGACCGAGGAAGTTGACCGGATTTGTTGTCGCGATTAAGGAAAGTACTGACTTGAAACGTATAAAACCGATCATTGATGTCGTTGATTTGGCACCTGTCTTGAATGATGAATTGCTTCAGCTTGGTAAGTGGTTAGCTGATTCAACGCTTTGCTTTTTGCATTCCGCTTACCAGTCAATGCTACCCGCTGCCATGAAAATGAGTTATAAACGAAACATTCAGCTTATTTCTGAAAGTAAGATCGTGGAACTTGATACTCAAATCCAACACCTTTTTCAGGAGTCAGGTCACATTGACTGGGACAAGCTTCAAGAAATGGATAAACCAGTAGTCCGTTCTGTACAAGCTGCAGTGGATGAAGGGCTTCTTGAGGTTGAATACAACATCCAGTCAAAAGGTAAGAAAAAAAAGCACAAGGTCATTCAAACTAAAGTAGCGCAGGAAGAACTCGTTAAAGTAAGAGATGACTTAGAGAAGAGAGCGCCAAAACAAGCTGGTGTATTAAATTATTTATCTGAGCAAGATGGGGATGGAATTACGCTTAGACAAGTAATGGAGGATACCGGTTCTGCCCGATCTACAATCAAAAGCTTAATTTCAAAAGGATGGATCGAAGAACTGGAGCAGGAGGTTTATCGTGATCCATATGAAAACCGACACTTTGAACAAACGATTCCACTAGAGTTGACGGATGAACAGCAAGAATCCATTGAACCGATTTTAACAGCGATAGAACAAATCGTACATAAGACGTTTCTTTTGCATGGTGTAACTGGAAGTGGTAAAACGGAAATCTATCTTCAAACGATCGAAACGGTTCTCAGACAAGAGAAAGAAGCGATCATGCTTGTGCCTGAAATTTCGCTCACTCCTCAAATGGTGCAACGCTTTAAAGGAAGATTCGGATCTAAAGTCGCTGTCCTTCACAGCGGACTGTCTAAAGGTGAAAAATATGATGAGTGGAGGAAGATTCATCGGAATGAAGCCAAGGTCGTTGTCGGTGCAAGGTCTGCTATCTTTGCACCCTTCAAAAAGATCGGTATTATCATAATCGATGAGGAGCATGAATCAAGCTACAAGCAGGAAGAGAACCCAAGGTATCATGCAAGGGATGTTGCGATTTATAGGGGGAATTATCATCGCTGTCCAGTAATACTTGGTAGTGCAACCCCAACGCTCGAAACATACGCTCGGGCACAAAAAGGTGTATATAAGCTATGTTCCCTACAAAAACGTGTGAACAAGAAAACACTTCCACCAACTTCCCTCATAGATATGAGAGAAGAATTACGTGCCGGAAATCGATCTTTATTTTCAGAAGCATTATTTGAAGGTTTGAAAAGTAGGCTCGAACGGAAGGAACAGAGCGTTCTTCTATTGAATCGGAGGGGCTACTCGACGTTTATTAATTGTAGGGATTGCGGTTATGTCGCACAATGTCCCCATTGTGACATATCGCTGACGTATCATAAGCGCTATCGGCTTCTGAAATGTCATTATTGTGGCTATGAGGAAAATCTCCCTACTGCATGTCCTGAATGTTCCTCTGAACACATTCGTTTTTTCGGTACCGGAACACAGAAGGTGGAAGAAGAACTTAACAAACTTATCCCTGAAGCAACCATCATCCGGATGGATGTCGATACAACCAGTCGTAAGGGAATGCATGAAAAGCTATTGAATACATTTGCAGAAAAAAAAGCAGATATACTTCTCGGAACACAGATGATTGCAAAAGGTCTCGATTTCCCTGATGTGACCCTTGTCGGTGTACTAGCTGCAGATACGATGCTGCACCTACCTGATTTTCGAGCATCAGAACGCACCTTCCAGCTGTTGACGCAAGTTGGAGGAAGAGCTGGTAGACATGAACTGGATGGCGAAGTGATCATCCAAACGTATTCACCAGAGCATTATAGTATCCAGCTTGCTCAAAGTCACGAATACCTACCTTTTTATAATCGTGAAATGAAAATTCGTAAATTGCATCAGTATCCGCCATTCTATTACTTAGCATTAATTACGGTTTCACACGTCGAATTGATGAGAGTGGTTGATGCTTGCGAGAAGGTAGCCAGCCAGTTATCCAATGCTTTGACCGACCAAGCGATCATTCTAGGACCTGTCGCATCACCGATTCCGCGCGTGAAAGATAGATATCGCTACCATTGCATGATAAAATACAAAAATGAGCCGAACCTAAAACGGGTTTTGCATGAAATACTCGATCACTACAAAAAAGAAATTCAAAAAAATGGACTTATGATTAATGTTGACATGCATCCCCAGACGATCATGTAG